In Pantoea cypripedii, the DNA window GCTGGCGGTGGCGGCACAGCTGAATTGTCCGGTCCTCAATCTGCACGGTACCGGGCTGGATGACAAAGGCCTGCCGGTAAAACCGGTGGCGGTGGTGACCGGTGCCATGTGGCTGAAGGCTGCCGACACGCTACGTAAAGTGGCACAGCTCGGTGAGCGTGCCGGGCGGGTGTTCACGCTGGAAAACCTCAATCTGCCGGTTGACCATCCGGGTACACCGTTTGCGCTGGCTGCCGATACGCTGGCGCTGGTGGAAGCGGTTAACAGTCCGGCGCTGAAGATGAATCTCGACCTGTACCACGCGCAGATCGGGGAAGGCAATCTGATCGAACTGATCCGCCGTGCCGGTCCGGCGATTGGCGAGATCCAGGTGGCGGATGTCCCCGGACGTCAGCAGCCAGGCACCGGGGAAATCAACTATCGCGCCATCGCCCGTGCGCTGCATGACATCGGTTATCAGGGCACGGTGGCGATGGAGGGTTGGGCCAGCGGCGACAGCACGGCCGCGCTCCAGCAGTTCCGCGATCACTTCAGTTTATAAGCGTTATCCCGCCGGGTATTTGCCTGTTACCCGGCGTTAAACCACAACAATAAAATCTCAACCCTACAGGAATAAATCATGAAAATCAGAACGTTGCTTCTCCTG includes these proteins:
- a CDS encoding TIM barrel protein yields the protein MAGYQLSVCAEMVFLDLPFIERVRRIDELGFGVEIWGWANKDIAALAATGARFTSMTGYLTGNLTDDDQIAQLLQSAEASLAVAAQLNCPVLNLHGTGLDDKGLPVKPVAVVTGAMWLKAADTLRKVAQLGERAGRVFTLENLNLPVDHPGTPFALAADTLALVEAVNSPALKMNLDLYHAQIGEGNLIELIRRAGPAIGEIQVADVPGRQQPGTGEINYRAIARALHDIGYQGTVAMEGWASGDSTAALQQFRDHFSL